Proteins encoded within one genomic window of Schaalia sp. HMT-172:
- the pyrR gene encoding bifunctional pyr operon transcriptional regulator/uracil phosphoribosyltransferase PyrR: protein MGSLHADRASRGKEVLGAGDVARSLTRIAYEIIERNGGSDSLVIAGIPTRGATLARRLVNRIREVSGTYADLAIIDATMFRDDLASQPLRAPKETLIPVTGIDGKTVVLVDDVLYTGRTIKAALDALSRIGRPAAVQLAVLIDRGHRELPIRPDYVGKNLPTSRDETVTILLDETDGRDGVLLGKGL from the coding sequence GTGGGATCACTGCACGCTGATCGCGCATCGCGCGGCAAAGAAGTATTGGGAGCAGGCGACGTCGCCCGCTCTCTGACACGCATCGCCTACGAAATCATCGAGCGCAACGGTGGCAGTGACAGTCTCGTCATCGCCGGCATTCCGACTCGCGGAGCCACCCTCGCGCGCAGGCTTGTCAACAGGATTCGCGAAGTGTCCGGCACCTACGCGGACCTGGCGATCATCGACGCCACGATGTTCCGCGACGACCTGGCCAGCCAGCCGCTGCGTGCCCCCAAGGAAACGCTGATTCCAGTCACCGGCATCGATGGAAAGACAGTCGTCCTGGTGGACGACGTCCTGTACACGGGCCGCACGATTAAGGCCGCCCTCGATGCGCTCAGCCGCATCGGCCGACCCGCGGCCGTCCAGCTCGCCGTCCTGATCGACCGCGGCCACCGCGAGCTGCCGATCCGACCGGACTACGTCGGCAAGAACTTGCCGACATCGCGGGATGAAACAGTGACCATCCTGCTCGACGAAACCGATGGGCGCGACGGCGTCCTGCTAGGGAAGGGCCTGTAA
- the carB gene encoding carbamoyl-phosphate synthase large subunit produces the protein MPRRNDLSSVLVIGSGPIVIGQACEFDYSGTQACRVLKEEGLRVILVNSNPATIMTDPGIADATYVEPITPEVVASIIEKERPDALLPTLGGQTALNTAVALSEMGVLERFDVELIGASIDAIRAGEDREEFKEIVERSGAEVARSFIAHTLEECHAAAAELGYPLVVRPSFTMGGLGSGFAYTPEDLERIAGQGLAASITTEVLLEESILGWKEYELELMRDKADNVVVVCSIENVDPVGVHTGDSITVAPALTLTDREMQRLRDIGIAVIRAVGVDTGGCNIQFAIHPETGRIIVIEMNPRVSRSSALASKATGFPIAKIAARLATGYTLDEIPNDITGSTPASFEPTLDYVVVKVPRFTFEKFPAADPTLTTSMKAVGEAMAIGRSYTEALQKALRSIDKGGVQFHWDGPAPTPEETRALVEAAGVGTEGRLVQVQQAIRGGATLEELYESTKIDPWFLDQVFLLDEVATRIRGAEALTGDVLAEAKRHGFSDRQIAAMRGLSEDTVREVRGAFGIHPVFKTVDTCAAEFAARTPYHYSTYDQENEVRPREREAVIILGAGPNRIGQGIEFDYSCVHAAMSLRGRYETIMVNCNPETVSTDYDISDRLYFEPLTLEDVLEIYRAECAAGPVKGMIVQLGGQTPLSLAADLERAGVPILGTSPRAIDLAEDREEFGKVLEAAHCPAPAHDTAHTPEQVIAVAEKVGYPVLVRPSFVLGGRGMAIINDESALREYLASHDSELLFSRGPLLIDRFLDAAIEIDVDALYDGQELFMGAIMEHIEEAGIHSGDSSCVLPPMTLSARELERITASTEAIARGVGVRGLINIQFALLSDTLYVIEANPRASRTVPFASKATGVQLAKAAALIQVGASISSLREQGLLPTHDAREIHDGGSIAVKAAVMPFKRFRTDKGEIVDTVLGPEMRSTGEVMGIDRDFPTAFAKSQLGASTDMPTSGTVFISIADTDKRAIVLPAARMHEMGFNILATSGTASVLRRNGIEAQSVRKSSEGRGDGGEPTVVDLINEGSIDLVVNTPQRSAPRNDGYQIRAASASQDRPAVTTLQAFNAMVQAIEVRMRGAYSVRSLQEWDSIRSEETR, from the coding sequence ATGCCCCGCAGGAATGATCTGTCCTCCGTCCTCGTCATCGGGTCGGGCCCCATCGTCATCGGCCAGGCGTGCGAGTTCGACTACTCGGGCACGCAGGCATGCCGCGTCTTGAAGGAGGAGGGCCTGCGCGTCATCCTCGTCAACTCCAACCCGGCAACCATCATGACCGACCCGGGCATCGCGGACGCCACCTACGTCGAGCCGATCACCCCGGAGGTCGTGGCGTCGATCATCGAGAAGGAGCGCCCCGACGCGCTGCTGCCGACCCTGGGCGGCCAGACGGCCCTGAACACGGCCGTCGCCCTGTCCGAGATGGGCGTGCTCGAGCGCTTTGACGTCGAGCTCATCGGCGCCTCGATTGACGCGATCCGGGCGGGCGAGGACCGCGAGGAGTTCAAGGAGATCGTCGAGCGTTCGGGCGCCGAGGTCGCGCGTTCCTTCATCGCCCACACTCTGGAGGAGTGCCACGCGGCCGCCGCCGAGCTCGGCTACCCCCTTGTCGTTCGTCCCTCCTTCACGATGGGCGGCCTCGGCTCCGGTTTCGCGTACACCCCCGAGGATCTCGAGCGCATCGCCGGCCAGGGCCTGGCCGCCTCCATCACGACCGAGGTGCTCCTGGAGGAGTCGATCCTCGGGTGGAAGGAGTACGAGCTTGAGCTCATGCGCGACAAGGCGGACAACGTTGTCGTCGTGTGTTCGATTGAGAACGTCGACCCGGTCGGCGTGCACACGGGTGATTCGATCACAGTCGCCCCGGCGCTGACCCTCACCGACCGCGAGATGCAGCGCCTGCGCGACATCGGCATCGCCGTCATCCGCGCCGTGGGCGTGGACACGGGCGGCTGTAACATCCAGTTCGCGATCCACCCCGAGACGGGCCGCATCATCGTTATCGAGATGAACCCGCGCGTGTCGCGTTCCTCCGCCCTGGCCTCGAAGGCGACGGGCTTCCCGATCGCGAAGATCGCCGCGCGCCTTGCCACCGGCTACACGCTGGACGAGATCCCCAACGACATCACGGGCTCAACCCCGGCCTCGTTCGAGCCGACGCTCGACTACGTGGTCGTCAAGGTCCCGCGTTTCACCTTCGAGAAGTTCCCGGCCGCCGACCCCACCCTCACCACGTCGATGAAAGCCGTCGGCGAGGCCATGGCAATCGGCCGTTCCTACACGGAGGCTCTGCAGAAGGCGCTGCGCTCGATCGACAAGGGCGGCGTTCAGTTCCACTGGGATGGGCCGGCCCCCACCCCCGAGGAGACCCGCGCGCTCGTGGAGGCTGCGGGAGTCGGCACCGAGGGGCGCCTCGTCCAGGTCCAGCAGGCGATTCGCGGGGGCGCGACCCTCGAGGAGCTCTACGAGTCCACGAAGATCGACCCGTGGTTCTTGGACCAGGTGTTCCTCCTCGACGAGGTCGCGACCCGCATCCGAGGGGCCGAGGCCCTCACGGGCGACGTCCTCGCCGAGGCGAAGCGTCACGGCTTCTCCGACCGTCAGATCGCCGCCATGCGCGGCCTGTCGGAGGATACGGTGCGCGAGGTGCGCGGCGCGTTTGGCATCCACCCGGTCTTCAAGACGGTCGACACCTGCGCCGCCGAGTTCGCCGCCCGCACGCCCTACCATTACTCGACCTACGACCAGGAGAACGAGGTACGCCCGCGCGAGCGCGAGGCCGTCATCATCCTGGGAGCCGGTCCCAACCGCATCGGCCAGGGCATCGAATTCGACTACTCGTGCGTGCATGCCGCCATGTCGCTGCGCGGCCGCTACGAGACGATCATGGTCAACTGCAACCCGGAGACGGTCTCGACCGACTACGACATCTCGGACCGACTCTACTTCGAGCCCTTGACCCTCGAGGATGTGCTGGAAATCTACCGCGCCGAGTGCGCGGCCGGCCCCGTCAAGGGCATGATCGTCCAGCTCGGTGGCCAGACCCCGCTGTCGTTGGCCGCCGACCTCGAGCGCGCCGGCGTGCCGATCCTGGGCACAAGCCCGCGGGCCATCGACCTGGCCGAGGACCGCGAGGAGTTCGGCAAGGTTCTCGAGGCGGCCCACTGCCCGGCACCCGCACACGACACGGCGCACACGCCCGAGCAGGTCATTGCCGTCGCCGAGAAGGTCGGATACCCGGTCCTCGTTCGGCCCTCCTTCGTGCTGGGCGGGCGCGGCATGGCGATCATCAACGACGAGTCGGCGCTGCGCGAGTACCTCGCCAGCCACGACTCCGAGCTGCTCTTCTCGCGCGGCCCGCTTCTCATCGACCGCTTCCTCGACGCGGCCATCGAGATCGACGTGGACGCCCTGTACGACGGCCAGGAGCTCTTCATGGGCGCCATCATGGAGCACATCGAGGAGGCGGGCATCCACTCGGGTGACTCTTCTTGCGTGCTGCCTCCCATGACGCTGTCTGCACGTGAGCTGGAGCGCATCACCGCCTCGACCGAGGCGATCGCGCGGGGAGTCGGCGTGCGAGGCCTCATCAACATTCAGTTCGCGCTGCTCTCCGACACCCTCTACGTCATCGAGGCAAATCCGCGCGCCTCGCGCACCGTCCCCTTCGCCTCGAAGGCGACCGGCGTGCAGCTGGCCAAGGCCGCGGCCCTCATCCAGGTGGGTGCTTCGATCTCGTCCTTGCGTGAGCAGGGCCTTCTACCCACACACGACGCGCGCGAGATTCACGACGGCGGATCGATCGCCGTCAAGGCCGCGGTCATGCCGTTCAAGCGTTTCCGCACGGACAAAGGCGAGATCGTCGACACCGTCCTCGGTCCCGAGATGCGTTCGACCGGCGAGGTGATGGGCATCGACCGCGACTTCCCGACGGCCTTCGCCAAGTCACAGCTCGGTGCATCGACCGACATGCCGACCTCGGGCACGGTGTTCATCTCCATCGCGGACACCGACAAGCGTGCGATCGTCCTGCCGGCTGCACGCATGCATGAGATGGGATTCAACATCCTCGCAACGTCCGGCACCGCCTCCGTGCTGCGCCGCAACGGCATCGAGGCCCAGTCTGTGCGCAAGTCCTCCGAGGGCCGCGGCGACGGGGGAGAGCCGACGGTCGTCGACCTGATCAACGAGGGGTCGATCGACCTGGTCGTCAACACGCCACAGCGCAGCGCCCCGCGTAACGACGGCTACCAGATCCGCGCGGCCTCGGCCTCGCAGGATCGCCCCGCCGTCACGACGCTCCAGGCGTTCAACGCGATGGTGCAGGCCATCGAGGTGCGCATGCGCGGAGCCTACTCCGTGCGCTCCCTGCAGGAATGGGATTCGATCCGATCGGAGGAAACACGATGA
- the rpoZ gene encoding DNA-directed RNA polymerase subunit omega, with product MSGIVAQPVGITSPPIDDLLEHVDSKYALVIFAAKRARQINSYNLQLQQNMIQFVGPVVDVQPDEKPLAVSLREINEGLLSLEANPEA from the coding sequence ATGTCCGGAATTGTTGCCCAGCCCGTGGGTATCACCTCCCCGCCTATTGACGATCTGCTGGAGCACGTCGATTCCAAGTACGCGCTGGTTATTTTTGCCGCGAAGCGTGCTCGCCAGATTAACTCCTACAACCTGCAGCTTCAGCAGAACATGATCCAGTTCGTGGGTCCCGTCGTCGACGTTCAGCCCGACGAGAAGCCTCTGGCCGTGTCTCTGCGTGAGATCAACGAGGGCCTGCTCTCTCTCGAAGCAAACCCCGAGGCCTGA
- a CDS encoding dihydroorotase yields MTEQTRDILITGASLLGGEPTDIALSGGTIVAIGADARDAVRDPRVIDAEGLIALPGLVDIHTHLRQPGGEDAETVFTGTRAAAVGGYTAVHAMANTTPTQDSAAIVDQVLRLGEEADWVEVRPVGAVTKGLEGKHLAALGSMARSRSKVRVFSDDGKCVSDPVLMRRALEYVKGFGGVIAQHSQDPALTEGAQMNESALSGELGLAGWPAVAEEAIIARDILLAKHVGSRLHVCHLSTAGSVDLVRWGKAQGVDITAEATPHHLLLTEQLAATYDPLYKVNPPLRRAEDVEAVREGLADGTIDCIGTDHAPHPLEMKDCEWQAGAFGMTGLETALPILIETMVNTGRMDWTDIARVMSTVPARIGRVQSQGQGLVVGAPAHVALVDATVRVTVDPAKQWTRSTNCPFRGMELPGQVRYTIFNGVPTVVDATPIAKEDR; encoded by the coding sequence ATGACTGAACAGACCCGTGACATCCTGATCACCGGCGCTTCGCTGCTCGGCGGGGAGCCCACCGACATTGCGCTGTCCGGCGGCACGATCGTCGCGATCGGCGCCGACGCTCGCGACGCCGTGCGAGACCCGCGCGTCATCGACGCGGAGGGCCTCATCGCCCTGCCCGGCCTCGTCGATATTCACACCCACCTGCGCCAGCCCGGCGGTGAGGACGCCGAGACCGTCTTCACGGGCACCCGCGCGGCCGCCGTCGGCGGCTACACGGCCGTGCACGCGATGGCGAACACGACGCCCACGCAGGACAGCGCGGCCATCGTCGACCAGGTGCTGCGCCTGGGCGAGGAGGCCGACTGGGTCGAGGTGCGCCCCGTCGGCGCGGTCACCAAGGGCCTGGAGGGCAAGCATCTGGCCGCTCTCGGCTCGATGGCCCGCTCGCGCTCGAAGGTGCGCGTCTTCTCCGACGATGGCAAGTGCGTGTCCGACCCCGTGCTCATGCGCCGCGCCCTCGAATACGTCAAGGGCTTCGGCGGCGTCATCGCCCAGCACAGCCAGGATCCTGCCCTCACCGAGGGCGCGCAGATGAACGAGTCGGCGCTGTCCGGTGAACTCGGCCTGGCCGGCTGGCCCGCCGTCGCCGAAGAGGCGATCATCGCCCGCGACATCCTGCTCGCCAAGCACGTGGGCTCGCGCCTGCACGTGTGCCACCTGTCCACGGCGGGCTCCGTCGACCTCGTGCGCTGGGGCAAGGCGCAGGGCGTCGACATTACGGCCGAGGCCACGCCCCACCACCTGCTGCTCACCGAGCAGCTGGCCGCCACCTACGATCCGCTCTACAAGGTGAACCCGCCGCTGCGCCGCGCGGAGGACGTCGAGGCGGTGCGTGAGGGCCTGGCCGACGGCACGATCGATTGCATCGGCACCGACCACGCCCCCCACCCCCTCGAGATGAAAGACTGCGAGTGGCAGGCCGGCGCCTTCGGCATGACGGGACTGGAAACGGCGCTGCCGATCCTCATCGAGACGATGGTCAATACCGGTCGCATGGACTGGACGGATATCGCTCGCGTCATGTCGACGGTTCCCGCCCGCATCGGCCGCGTGCAATCGCAGGGCCAGGGCCTCGTCGTCGGTGCCCCCGCGCACGTGGCCCTCGTGGACGCCACCGTCCGCGTGACGGTCGATCCTGCCAAGCAGTGGACGCGCTCCACGAACTGCCCCTTCCGCGGCATGGAACTGCCCGGCCAGGTGCGCTACACCATTTTCAACGGCGTCCCCACGGTCGTCGACGCCACCCCGATTGCCAAGGAGGACCGATGA
- the gmk gene encoding guanylate kinase: MTQAQLTVLAGPTAVGKGTVVAALRERYPHLLVSVSATTRHPRPGEANGVHYYFVSPEEFDSMIEGGEMLEWALVHGTNKYGTPRGPVDAALAAGEPVLLEIDLAGARQVRANRPDAQFIFLAPPSWEELERRLVGRGTEGQEERERRLATARVEMDAASEFDHVVINDDVERAVRELAGLIGLE; this comes from the coding sequence ATGACTCAGGCTCAATTGACAGTCCTTGCTGGCCCAACCGCTGTTGGAAAGGGAACCGTCGTCGCCGCTCTCCGTGAGCGCTACCCGCACCTGTTGGTGTCGGTTTCGGCGACGACTCGTCATCCTCGACCCGGTGAAGCGAACGGCGTCCACTACTACTTCGTTTCCCCCGAAGAATTCGATTCCATGATCGAAGGGGGAGAGATGTTGGAGTGGGCGCTTGTTCATGGCACAAACAAGTACGGCACCCCTCGCGGTCCTGTCGATGCGGCTCTGGCGGCTGGCGAGCCAGTCCTGCTCGAGATCGACCTTGCTGGCGCGCGACAGGTTCGAGCTAATCGCCCCGACGCTCAGTTCATCTTCCTGGCTCCGCCCTCCTGGGAGGAGCTGGAGCGTCGACTCGTCGGCCGCGGCACCGAAGGCCAGGAGGAGCGCGAGCGCAGGCTTGCCACGGCCCGCGTCGAGATGGACGCCGCCTCCGAGTTCGATCACGTTGTGATCAACGACGATGTCGAGCGCGCGGTGCGTGAGCTGGCCGGGCTCATTGGCCTGGAGTAA
- the mihF gene encoding integration host factor, actinobacterial type produces MALPDLTPEQRAQALEKATQARRRRAEVKNALKARSMNLSEVLELADSDEAVAKMKVVSLLESLPRVGTNTAAVLMDEYKIAQSRRVRGLGPVQRKALVERFG; encoded by the coding sequence ATGGCACTACCTGATCTCACGCCGGAACAGAGGGCACAGGCCCTCGAGAAGGCAACTCAGGCACGGCGTCGTCGCGCCGAGGTCAAGAACGCGCTCAAGGCGCGCTCGATGAACCTGTCTGAGGTTTTGGAACTCGCCGATTCCGACGAGGCCGTGGCGAAGATGAAAGTCGTTTCGCTTCTGGAGTCGCTGCCGCGCGTCGGCACGAACACGGCCGCTGTCCTGATGGACGAGTACAAGATCGCCCAGAGCAGGAGAGTACGAGGCCTTGGCCCCGTCCAGCGCAAGGCACTGGTCGAGCGTTTCGGCTGA
- the carA gene encoding glutamine-hydrolyzing carbamoyl-phosphate synthase small subunit: MTTSDIALLVLEDGTVFKGRAWGARGRTLGEIVFSTGMTGYQETLTDPSYHRQIVVMTAPHIGNTGVNDEDPESSRIWVAGFVVRDAARRASNWRSRRELEDELIAQGIVGIADVDTRAITRHIRERGAMRAGIFSGDALPVGAQYLGDEAVASLVRIVADSPAMSGAALAAEVSTDETYVVEPLGDFEGKEPIARVVAVDLGIKSRTPYHLAARGARVYVVPSTATFADIEALKPDGVFFSNGPGDPSTADHEIGVLRAVLDAGIPYFGICFGHQLFGRALGYGTYKLNYGHRGINQPVKDVATGRVEITAHNHGFAVDAPVGEPSIAPFESGRYGRVEVSHVGLNDGVVEGLRALDIPAFSVQYHPEAAAGPHDGELLFDRFMSLMSAAKETH, from the coding sequence ATGACCACGTCCGATATCGCTTTGCTCGTCTTGGAGGACGGAACCGTCTTCAAGGGCCGCGCGTGGGGCGCGAGGGGCCGCACGCTCGGCGAGATCGTGTTCTCGACCGGCATGACCGGCTACCAGGAGACGCTCACCGACCCGTCGTACCACCGCCAGATCGTCGTCATGACGGCCCCTCACATCGGCAACACCGGCGTCAACGACGAGGACCCCGAGTCCTCGCGCATCTGGGTCGCGGGCTTCGTCGTGCGCGACGCAGCGCGCCGCGCCTCCAACTGGCGCTCGCGCCGGGAGCTGGAAGATGAGCTGATCGCCCAGGGCATCGTCGGCATCGCGGACGTCGATACGCGTGCGATCACGCGCCACATTCGCGAGCGCGGCGCCATGCGCGCCGGCATCTTCTCGGGGGATGCACTGCCCGTGGGCGCGCAGTACCTGGGGGATGAGGCCGTGGCCTCGCTCGTGCGCATCGTCGCCGATTCTCCCGCGATGAGCGGAGCGGCGTTGGCAGCCGAGGTGTCGACGGACGAGACCTACGTGGTCGAGCCCCTCGGTGACTTCGAGGGCAAGGAACCCATCGCGCGCGTCGTCGCCGTCGACCTGGGCATCAAGTCGCGCACGCCCTACCACCTGGCCGCACGCGGAGCGCGCGTTTACGTGGTGCCCTCCACCGCCACCTTCGCGGACATCGAGGCGCTCAAGCCGGACGGCGTGTTCTTCTCCAACGGCCCCGGCGACCCGTCGACCGCCGACCACGAGATCGGCGTGCTACGCGCCGTGCTGGACGCGGGCATCCCGTACTTCGGTATCTGCTTCGGTCACCAGCTGTTTGGACGCGCCCTCGGGTATGGCACCTACAAGCTAAATTACGGGCACCGCGGCATCAACCAGCCGGTGAAGGACGTCGCGACGGGCCGCGTCGAGATCACCGCCCACAACCACGGGTTCGCGGTTGATGCGCCCGTGGGGGAGCCCTCGATTGCCCCCTTCGAGTCGGGCAGGTACGGCCGCGTCGAGGTCTCGCACGTCGGGCTCAACGACGGCGTCGTCGAGGGCCTACGGGCCCTGGACATCCCTGCCTTCTCCGTCCAGTATCACCCCGAGGCAGCCGCCGGCCCGCACGACGGCGAGCTGCTGTTTGATCGCTTCATGTCCCTGATGAGCGCCGCTAAGGAGACCCACTGA
- a CDS encoding aspartate carbamoyltransferase catalytic subunit, with amino-acid sequence MSLSHLISIRDVTREEAILILDTAEQMAATQRHGVKKLPTLQGKTVVNLFFEDSTRTRISFETAAKRLSADVINFQARGSSVSKGESLKDTALTLQAMGADAVIVRHSSSGAAHRLAHAGWMDLPVLNAGDGTHQHPTQALLDAMTLRRHYAPSLGEDGTPAPGSGLDGAHVVIVGDVLHSRVARSNVDLLTLLGARVTLVAPPTLLPIGVDTWNCDTSYDFDEALASRPDAVMMLRVQRERMSSAGGGFFPSPGAYHAEYGLTPERFAKLRSDAVVMHPGPMNRGLEICAEAADSDQSVIVEQVSNGVCIRMAALYLLLASEGHSND; translated from the coding sequence ATGAGCTTGAGCCATCTTATTTCGATCCGCGACGTGACCCGCGAGGAGGCGATCCTGATCCTCGACACGGCGGAGCAGATGGCCGCCACACAGCGCCACGGCGTCAAGAAGCTTCCGACGCTTCAGGGAAAGACCGTCGTCAATCTCTTCTTCGAAGATTCGACGCGCACCCGCATCTCCTTCGAGACGGCCGCCAAGCGCCTGAGCGCCGACGTCATCAACTTCCAAGCGCGAGGCTCGTCCGTGTCCAAGGGCGAGTCCCTCAAGGACACGGCACTGACGCTGCAGGCGATGGGCGCGGACGCCGTCATCGTGCGCCACTCCTCCTCCGGCGCCGCCCACCGCCTGGCCCACGCCGGATGGATGGACCTGCCCGTCCTCAACGCCGGTGACGGCACCCATCAGCATCCGACGCAGGCGCTGCTCGACGCAATGACGCTGCGCCGCCACTACGCGCCGTCGCTGGGAGAAGACGGCACCCCCGCTCCCGGCTCCGGCCTCGACGGGGCGCACGTCGTCATCGTCGGCGACGTCCTCCACTCGCGCGTGGCGCGCTCCAACGTCGACCTACTGACGCTCCTGGGTGCCCGCGTCACCCTGGTCGCGCCCCCGACGCTTCTGCCGATCGGCGTGGACACCTGGAACTGCGACACCTCCTACGACTTTGATGAGGCCCTGGCAAGCCGCCCCGACGCGGTCATGATGCTGCGCGTCCAGCGCGAGCGCATGTCGAGCGCCGGCGGCGGCTTCTTCCCCTCGCCGGGCGCCTACCACGCCGAATACGGCCTGACCCCCGAGCGTTTCGCGAAGCTGCGCTCCGACGCGGTCGTCATGCACCCCGGCCCCATGAACCGGGGCCTCGAAATCTGCGCTGAGGCAGCCGACTCAGACCAGTCTGTCATCGTCGAGCAGGTGTCCAACGGCGTGTGTATCCGTATGGCTGCCCTCTATCTGCTCCTCGCATCGGAAGGACATAGCAATGACTGA
- the pyrF gene encoding orotidine-5'-phosphate decarboxylase — translation MNPHSATRPIRLGFGDRLYAAMEEHGPVCVGIDPHASLLAQWGLDDDANGVREFSLRVVEALGGRAAAFKPQAAFFERHGSRGVAVLEEVIAACREVGTLCIVDAKRGDIGSTMAGYAQAYLSDDSPLAGDAVTLSPYLGVGSLTPALELAKQTGRGVFVLALTSNPEGASVQHARGEDGRSVAGHVVSQLADFNASCDQLHLGPAGIVIGATVGDAVQRLGIDLPALKGAFLAPGVGAQGAGPVQVRQVFAGAEDAVLASSSRAILGAGPSVAGLRDAYLATVDSLK, via the coding sequence ATGAACCCGCATTCCGCCACCCGTCCGATTCGCCTCGGTTTCGGAGACCGCCTCTACGCCGCCATGGAAGAGCATGGTCCCGTGTGCGTGGGCATCGACCCGCACGCCTCGCTGCTGGCCCAGTGGGGATTGGATGATGACGCGAACGGCGTTCGAGAGTTCTCTCTTCGCGTCGTTGAGGCCCTGGGTGGGCGCGCCGCCGCCTTCAAGCCGCAGGCCGCATTCTTCGAACGCCATGGCTCGCGCGGCGTCGCGGTCCTCGAGGAAGTCATCGCGGCCTGCCGCGAGGTGGGCACGCTGTGTATCGTCGATGCTAAGCGCGGCGACATCGGCTCCACCATGGCCGGCTATGCGCAGGCCTATCTGTCGGATGATTCGCCGCTCGCCGGCGACGCTGTCACCCTGTCTCCCTACCTGGGGGTCGGCTCGTTGACCCCCGCTCTTGAGCTTGCGAAGCAGACGGGCAGGGGAGTGTTCGTTCTGGCGCTGACCTCGAACCCCGAGGGCGCCTCCGTGCAGCACGCGCGCGGAGAGGACGGACGCAGCGTCGCAGGTCACGTCGTGTCCCAACTGGCGGACTTTAATGCCTCTTGTGATCAATTACACCTTGGCCCTGCGGGCATCGTCATCGGTGCCACCGTGGGCGATGCCGTGCAGCGTCTCGGCATCGATCTTCCGGCTCTAAAAGGCGCTTTTTTGGCTCCAGGAGTGGGCGCGCAGGGTGCCGGTCCGGTGCAGGTCAGGCAGGTTTTCGCGGGCGCGGAAGACGCCGTGTTGGCCTCGTCGTCCCGCGCGATTCTGGGCGCGGGCCCGAGTGTGGCCGGACTGCGCGACGCCTACCTTGCGACGGTCGATTCTCTGAAATAA
- the coaBC gene encoding bifunctional phosphopantothenoylcysteine decarboxylase/phosphopantothenate--cysteine ligase CoaBC, protein MASIVVGVTGGVAAFKAPIVVRECQRAGHDVYVAATHASLEFVGRSTWEGITSRPVAVEIAGEGRAEHVELARVADLIIIVPATANTLARLAGGFADDMVSLTVLASRAPVVVAPAMHSNMWLAPATQANVATLRQRGVHVIEPESGALGSGDSGVGRLPSPEEIARRALAILGGSDEATVGTSLAGKTLVVTAGGTREPIDPVRFLGNKSSGRQGLAIAAAAQRAGARVRVIAANIDDSVMACLPSSVEVTRVGSAQQMREATLAQVRGADALVMTAAVADFRPEATHASKMKKDPSTSDAPTLRLVRNPDILSEVGHSVTRPPLVVGFAAETGTDEQILAYGADKAARKGADYIALNRVGAGVGFGDVPNDIRLLDASGAIVGRYTGSKDEVAAGLIGQIAAFLDSLER, encoded by the coding sequence GTGGCGTCGATCGTCGTCGGAGTGACCGGCGGCGTCGCAGCCTTCAAAGCACCGATCGTGGTCCGCGAGTGTCAACGCGCGGGCCACGACGTGTATGTGGCGGCGACGCACGCTTCGTTAGAGTTCGTGGGCAGGTCGACCTGGGAGGGCATCACGTCTCGCCCCGTCGCAGTCGAGATCGCGGGGGAGGGGCGCGCCGAGCACGTCGAACTGGCCCGGGTCGCCGACCTGATCATCATCGTCCCTGCGACCGCAAACACCCTCGCCCGCCTGGCCGGGGGCTTTGCCGATGACATGGTGTCGCTCACCGTGCTCGCCTCTCGCGCTCCGGTGGTCGTGGCGCCCGCGATGCACTCGAACATGTGGCTGGCTCCCGCGACCCAAGCGAACGTCGCAACGCTGCGCCAACGCGGCGTCCACGTCATCGAACCCGAGTCGGGCGCACTCGGCTCCGGAGACAGCGGCGTCGGCCGGTTGCCGTCGCCGGAGGAGATCGCGCGCCGCGCCCTGGCGATTCTCGGCGGGAGCGATGAGGCCACTGTGGGCACCTCGCTCGCCGGAAAGACACTGGTCGTGACGGCCGGAGGCACGAGGGAGCCGATCGACCCGGTGCGTTTCCTTGGCAACAAATCTTCGGGTCGTCAGGGCCTGGCCATCGCCGCCGCCGCGCAGCGTGCGGGAGCACGTGTGCGCGTCATCGCAGCCAACATCGACGACTCCGTGATGGCGTGCCTTCCCTCCTCGGTTGAGGTGACTCGCGTGGGCAGCGCCCAACAGATGCGCGAAGCCACCCTCGCCCAGGTGCGGGGCGCCGACGCCCTGGTCATGACGGCCGCGGTCGCCGATTTTCGCCCCGAGGCGACCCACGCCTCGAAAATGAAAAAGGACCCGAGCACGTCGGACGCGCCGACCCTGCGCCTCGTTCGAAACCCCGACATTCTCTCCGAGGTGGGCCACAGCGTCACTCGCCCGCCCCTCGTCGTGGGCTTCGCGGCAGAGACGGGCACCGACGAGCAGATCCTGGCCTACGGCGCCGACAAGGCCGCGCGCAAGGGGGCGGACTACATCGCCTTGAACCGTGTGGGTGCGGGCGTCGGCTTCGGTGACGTCCCCAACGATATCCGACTTCTCGACGCCAGCGGCGCCATCGTGGGCCGTTACACCGGCTCAAAGGATGAGGTTGCCGCAGGTCTTATCGGCCAGATCGCCGCTTTCCTTGATAGCCTTGAGCGGTGA